From Rutidosis leptorrhynchoides isolate AG116_Rl617_1_P2 chromosome 3, CSIRO_AGI_Rlap_v1, whole genome shotgun sequence, a single genomic window includes:
- the LOC139895945 gene encoding nifU-like protein 4, mitochondrial isoform X2, with product MRGLRRLISGYRACILEPYIYNGVRRHTSRRLLFVSSSVNVLSRFTSPTMVRSSYAPSGLANFVGQRRSMFIQTQSTPNPQSLMFYPGKPVMEVGSADFPNARTAMNSPLAKALYGIDGVTRVFFGSDFVTVTKSDDATWDFLKPEIFAAIMDFYSSGKPLFLDSSTAAAMDTAIHEDDSETVAMIKELLETRIRPAVQDDGGDIEYIGFNPESGIVKLKMQGACSGCPSSSVTLKSGIENMLMHYVPEVKAVEQELDDEDENGDLKSQLE from the exons ATGAGGGGGTTAAGAAGGTTGATATCAGGGTATCGAGCCTGTATATTGGAACCATACATATATAATGGTGTTAGACGGCATACATCTCGACGTCTATTATTCGTCTCTTCTTCCGTTAATGTTTTATCTCGTTTCACATCGCCCACTATGGTTCGTTCATCGTATGCGCCATCTGGATTGGCCAATTTTGTAG GGCAGAGAAGGAGCATGTTTATACAAACACAATCGACTCCTAATCCTCAATCATTAATGTTCTATCCTGGCAAGCCTGTTATGGAAGTTGGTAGTGCAGACTTCCCTAATGCCCGCACGGCTATGAATTCACCACTTGCAAAGGCCCTTTATGGAATCGATG GAGTTACTCGTGTGTTCTTCGGTTCAGATTTTGTAACTGTGACAAAGTCAGACGATGCTACCTGGGATTTCCTAAAACCCGAAATATTTGCAGCAATTATGGACTTCTACTCATCTGGGAAACCACTGTTTTTGGATTCGAGTACTGCAGCTGCTATGGATACTGCTATTCATGAA GATGACTCGGAAACTGTTGCTATGATTAAAGAACTGTTGGAAACACGTATTCGACCTGCTGTGCAGGATGACGGTGGGGATATAGAGTACATTGGATTTAATCC AGAATCTGGAATTGTGAAGCTTAAAATGCAAGGAGCATGTAGTGGTTGCCCCAGCTCATCTGTCACTTTGAAATCAGGCATCGAAAATATGCTGATGCATTATGTTCCAGAG GTTAAAGCTGTGGAACAGGaacttgatgatgaagatgaaaatggaGATCTAAAGAGCCAGCTGGAATGA
- the LOC139895945 gene encoding nifU-like protein 4, mitochondrial isoform X1, producing MQIQVISVTVMRGLRRLISGYRACILEPYIYNGVRRHTSRRLLFVSSSVNVLSRFTSPTMVRSSYAPSGLANFVGQRRSMFIQTQSTPNPQSLMFYPGKPVMEVGSADFPNARTAMNSPLAKALYGIDGVTRVFFGSDFVTVTKSDDATWDFLKPEIFAAIMDFYSSGKPLFLDSSTAAAMDTAIHEDDSETVAMIKELLETRIRPAVQDDGGDIEYIGFNPESGIVKLKMQGACSGCPSSSVTLKSGIENMLMHYVPEVKAVEQELDDEDENGDLKSQLE from the exons ATGCAGATACAAGTGATTTCGGTGACGGTGATGAGGGGGTTAAGAAGGTTGATATCAGGGTATCGAGCCTGTATATTGGAACCATACATATATAATGGTGTTAGACGGCATACATCTCGACGTCTATTATTCGTCTCTTCTTCCGTTAATGTTTTATCTCGTTTCACATCGCCCACTATGGTTCGTTCATCGTATGCGCCATCTGGATTGGCCAATTTTGTAG GGCAGAGAAGGAGCATGTTTATACAAACACAATCGACTCCTAATCCTCAATCATTAATGTTCTATCCTGGCAAGCCTGTTATGGAAGTTGGTAGTGCAGACTTCCCTAATGCCCGCACGGCTATGAATTCACCACTTGCAAAGGCCCTTTATGGAATCGATG GAGTTACTCGTGTGTTCTTCGGTTCAGATTTTGTAACTGTGACAAAGTCAGACGATGCTACCTGGGATTTCCTAAAACCCGAAATATTTGCAGCAATTATGGACTTCTACTCATCTGGGAAACCACTGTTTTTGGATTCGAGTACTGCAGCTGCTATGGATACTGCTATTCATGAA GATGACTCGGAAACTGTTGCTATGATTAAAGAACTGTTGGAAACACGTATTCGACCTGCTGTGCAGGATGACGGTGGGGATATAGAGTACATTGGATTTAATCC AGAATCTGGAATTGTGAAGCTTAAAATGCAAGGAGCATGTAGTGGTTGCCCCAGCTCATCTGTCACTTTGAAATCAGGCATCGAAAATATGCTGATGCATTATGTTCCAGAG GTTAAAGCTGTGGAACAGGaacttgatgatgaagatgaaaatggaGATCTAAAGAGCCAGCTGGAATGA